A window of the Podospora bellae-mahoneyi strain CBS 112042 chromosome 6, whole genome shotgun sequence genome harbors these coding sequences:
- a CDS encoding hypothetical protein (EggNog:ENOG503PDV6; COG:S), which translates to MAPYNVRMVFPTAVLAVNSTGLLLSFTAVALRFYSQSLRGTKMGLSEYSIIASWLFTFGLVVSENFTVTHGGVGQVSSTVTAEELLFSTKQFITIGVCGSLSVTLVKISLLSYFLTVFSAYHWFVICDYILLALTTGYGIAFVIVSLAGCRPFSANWDKVSNPDYVCIETSNFYVAQTGVGAILDCLILLLPGGVILGLRSMRRRRKWGLWAVFSFGIVICGVSITRLVYNNMEEWMATNFTEYAGIAALLGALEANLSIVCACMPAMPALYHKVRGRWKWGDLQEEGKLGVEESDGGVKGEGVPSEKTVDVERRRLREEGDKLYPLSVTQKTVVSRTEGERDDVETGGTELWAGPGVVDLDMLDLPRMNRVESVSEGGQGLPESPCWGVNQARKWRR; encoded by the exons ATGGCCCCCTACAATGTCCGCATGGTGTTTCCAACTGCGGTATTAGCGGTGAACAGCACTGGCTTACTCCTGTCCTTTACGGCGGTGGCATTGAGGTTCTACTCGCAGTCATTGCGTGGCACCAAGATGGGACTGTCCGAGTACTCCATCATAGCCTCCTGG CTCTTCACCTTCGGCCTAGTCGTGTCCGAGAATTTCACCGTCACCCACGGCGGTGTCGGCCAGGTCTCATCAACCGTAACAGCAGAAGAACTTCTGTTCTCCACCAAG CAATTCATCACCATAGGCGTCTGCGGCTCCCTATCCGTAACCCTCGTCAAAATCTCCCTTCTTTCTTACTTCCTCACAGTATTCTCAGCCTACCACTGGTTCGTCATATGCGAttacatcctcctcgccctgaCAACAGGGTACGGCATCGCCTTTGTGATCGTCTCCCTCGCCGGCTGCCGACCCTTTAGCGCAAACTGGGATAAAGTCTCCAATCCGGACTATGTCTGCATTGAGACGAGCAATTTCTATGTAGCGCagacgggggtgggggctATCCTGGATTGTCTGATCTTGTTGCTGCCGGGGGGGGTGAttttggggttgaggagtatgaggaggcggaggaagtgggggttgtgggcggTTTTTAGTTTTGGGATCGT GATCTGTGGCGTCTCCATTACGAGGCTGGTTTACAACAATATGGAGGAGTGGATGGCTACTAACTTTACAGAGTACGCAGGTATTGCGGCATTGTtgggggcgttggaggcGAATTTGAGTATTGTTTGTGCTTGTATGCCTGCTATGCCGGCGCTGTATCATAAGgtgagggggcggtggaaGTGGGGGGATCttcaggaggaggggaagttgggggtggaggagagtgatggtggggtgaagggggagggggttccGAGTGAGAAGacggttgatgttgagaggaggaggttgagggaggagggggataagCTTTATCCGTTGAGTGTTACGCAGAAAACGGTGGTGAGTAggacggagggggagagggatgatgTGGAAACAGGGGGGACGGAGTTGTGGGCTgggccgggggtggtggatttggaTATGTTGGATTTGCCGAGGATGAATAGGGTTGAGAGCGTGAGTGAGGGCGGCCAGGGGCTGCCCGAGTCGCCTTGTTGGGGGGTTAATCAGGCGAGGAAGTGGAGGCGGTGA
- a CDS encoding hypothetical protein (EggNog:ENOG503P1EI; COG:S), with translation MTTEFQELTVETLGHEPIGWDYDHGNDPNAPPDIEAALEKLQPDHGHNDYSQLVAIPVSEEEIEAASKIDYVKWKQERAAKPHKGECYGGFEYAEHSYLGDSLTLAWNDGQSYVAKNKPFTLPNGLEVTYGQINGLAGDFYGTVNPISDGRDLQDQRQRFLRAWYWLAVDRTRNPAEAQKILTTLSTEVDMVQAALDKGQDPSTVYPTIPDVNVQLQLYTIARPDECPSYLGLAKINWDHFGADARTAYNACHSVALQVAASGNLELAYAMNAFGDHFLQDSFAAGHMRTPRRKLHDSVGAADLCAKYMHDEDNAIGLSVKSPIGRAWHTFGDKKLLDKEDIANKNEAWNAVRASADEIYTAWKTKTVPEYPKYAAWNYAPILSEVSSIVAPLFTPDGQRRIDIRKRCQAKYTYNYWYWSTAADCALSGLWKYPIKPTADCKI, from the exons ATGACCACCGAATTTCAGGAACT CACCGTGGAGACCCTCGGTCACGAGCCCATTGGATGGGACTATGACCACGGGAACGACCCCAATGCCCCACCCGACATCGAAGCAGCGCTGGAGAAACTTCAGCCAGACCATGGTCATAACGACTACTCCCAGCTGGTTGCCATTCCTGTCTCTGAGGAAGAGATCGAAGCCGCTTCCAAGATTGACTATGTCAAGTGGAAACAGGAGCGCGCAGCGAAACCACACAAGGGTGAGTGTT ACGGCGGTTTCGAGTATGCCGAGCATAGCTACCTCGGTGATTCCCTAACCTTGGCTTGGAACGACGGGCAGTCCTACGTTGCCAAGAACAAGCCCTTCACCCTCCCGAACGGACTCGAGGTGACATATGGTCAGATCAACGGACTGGCTGGAGACTTCTACGGCACTGTCAACCCCATCAGCGACGGCAGGGACTTGCAGGACCAGCGCCAGCGTTTCCTGCGAGCCTGGTACTGGCTTGCCGTGGACAGGACTCGCAACCCAGCCGAGGCGCAGAAGATTCTCACCACACTCTCGACTGAAGTCGACATGGTGCAGGCAGCACTCGACAAGGGCCAGGATCCGTCGACTGTCTATCCAACAATTCCGGATGTCAACGTTCAGCTACAGCTCTACACCATCGCTCGTCCTGACGAATGTCCCAGCTATCTTGGCCTGGCCAAGATCAACTGGGACCACTTCGGCGCCGACGCCCGCACTGCTTACAACGCCTGTCACTCCGTCGCCCTGCAAGTCGCCGCCAGTGGGAACCTCGAGCTGGCCTACGCCATGAACGCCTTCGGCGACCACTTCCTCCAGGACTCCTTCGCCGCCGGCCACATGCGCACCCCGAGACGCAAGCTCCACGACAGTGTTGGCGCTGCTGATCTATGCGCCAAGTACATGCACGATGAAGACAACGCGATCGGTCTCTCTGTCAAGAGTCCCATTGGCAGGGCCTGGCACACCTTTGGTGACAAGAAGCTGCTTGATAAGGAAGATATTGCCAACAAAAACGAGGCTTGGAACGCGGTGCGCGCATCCGCTGATGAGATTTACACTGCTTGGAAGACAAAGACCGTGCCCGAATATCCGAAGTATGCTGCCTGGAACTATGCCCCGATTCTGAGCGAGGTTTCCAGCATTGTTGCGCCTCTCTTCACGCCGGATGGTCAGCGACGGATCGATATAAGGAAGCGATGTCAGGCCAAGTATACCTACAACTACTGGTATTGGTCGACTGCGGCTGATTGCGCGCTGAGTGGGCTGTGGAAGTATCCGATTAAGCCTACGGCGGATTGCAAGATCTGA
- a CDS encoding hypothetical protein (COG:E; EggNog:ENOG503P24X; MEROPS:MER0003153), whose translation MATPTSEPSTKEIIIGQVIDALGEHALDTVSPSDKIPSLPRDDSSTDDDFFPHCITQQPIPRPFRGPGAPHNIMVGLEKECPRWAPGSVIRWVALTSGFKTPSDASYAATHLNLACQKWNDLSIGVTFEWVTDPKDATFALCHGGDSGGTLASAFFPNANDLNMMLVYNPVFSMPRWKANLWKVFTHELGHVLGLRHEFALDVNPETGTVFEAAASVQLGPRNEKSVMNYSRVPPEIQVSDVESTKAFYALREGEGGVPAMVGLTEVVDYVPM comes from the exons atGGCTACCCCAACCTCGGAACCCTCCACAAAGGAGATCATTATTGGTCAAGTTATCGATGCCCTCGGCGAACATGCCCTCGACACTGTGTCCCCCTCAGACAAGATCCCGTCCCTACCCAGAGACGACTCCTCGACCGACGATGACTTCTTCCCCCACTGCATAACCCAGCAGCCCATCCCCAGGCCTTTCCGTGGGCCCGGTGCACCCCACAACATCATGGTCGGTCTCGAAAAGGAGTGCCCGCGATGGGCACCCGGGTCAGTCATCAGATG GGTCGCCCTAACCTCCGGCTTCAAAACCCCCTCCGACGCCTCCTACGCAGCAACCCACCTAAACCTCGCCTGCCAAAAGTGGAACGACCTCTCCATCGGCGTAACCTTCGAATGGGTCACCGACCCCAAAGACGCCACCTTCGCCCTCTGCCACGGCGGCGACAGCGGCGGCACCCTCGCctcagccttcttccccaacgcCAACGATCTCAACATGATGCTCGTCTACAACCCCGTCTTTTCGATGCCCCGGTGGAAGGCAAACCTATGGAAGGTCTTCACCCACGAGCTAGGGCACGTTTTAGGGTTAAGGCACGAGTTCGCGTTGGACGTGAACCCCGAGACGGGGACCGTGTTtgaggcggcggcgtcggTGCAGTTGGGGCCGAGGAACGAAAAGTCGGTTATGAATTACTCGAGGGTCCCGCCAGAAATTCAGGTTAGTGATGTTGAGTCGACAAAGGCGTTTTAtgcgttgagggagggggaagggggggtgcCGGCGATGGTTGGGTtgacggaggtggtggattaTGTGCCCATGTAG
- a CDS encoding hypothetical protein (EggNog:ENOG503P4Q5; MEROPS:MER0214939; COG:S), with the protein MAKPVFVLLHGAWHGPSCWHRVIAELEQAGYKAVAPALPSSGSTPPTPDWSKDVEIIHQTVSDLVKRQDVVVVTHSFSGMTGGTALEGLDKDTCMSRGLKGGVIRLIYITAFLVPEGFQHSPEGTRDNMIPEMITNLDSGIVTVKPEDVKGMFYQDLDDDTVAELAKELRPQSFGAFWSTTTHAAWRHVPTTYILTTGDRPTTVVAAQYLVDSAKASGPHKIDNVIKVDTGHSPFISRPEWTAKTLIEEANRSLQLE; encoded by the coding sequence ATGGCCAAGCCCGTTTTCGTCCTCCTTCACGGTGCGTGGCACGGTCCGAGCTGCTGGCACCGTGTCATCGCCGAGCTTGAACAGGCCGGCTACAAGGCTGTTGCTCCCGCATTACCTTCTTCGGGTTCCACACCACCTACACCCGACTGGTCCAAGGATGTAGAGATAATCCATCAGACTGTTTCGGACCTCGTAAAGCGGcaggatgttgttgtggtcaCACACAGCTTCAGCGGAATGACTGGCGGCACAGcgttggagggtttggacAAGGATACTTGCATGTCCAGAGGGCTGAAGGGGGGTGTGATCAGACTCATCTACATTACAGCCTTTCTTGTTCCGGAAGGGTTCCAACACTCGCCTGAAGGAACGCGAGACAACATGATCCCCGAGATGATTACCAACCTGGACTCGGGCATCGTTACGGTCAAGCCAGAGGATGTGAAAGGCATGTTCTATCAGGATTTAGACGACGACACAGTTGCCGAGCTGGCAAAGGAACTGCGCCCGCAAAGCTTTGGTGCCTTCTGGAGTACCACTACTCACGCCGCTTGGCGCCATGTCCCGACGACCTACATCCTTACCACTGGGGACAGGCCGACCACCGTTGTTGCGGCACAGTACCTCGTTGACTCGGCAAAAGCAAGTGGCCCACATAAGATTGACAATGTCATCAAAGTCGACACCGGCCATTCGCCCTTCATCAGCCGACCCGAGTGGACTGCAAAAACATTGATTGAAGAGGCTAATAGGTCACTTCAGCTGGAGTAA
- a CDS encoding hypothetical protein (EggNog:ENOG503P1WY; COG:S) translates to MDSELLNSQVRVVTIMKGLAAGQILTMDQMAEAIHRMQKLVGCGVFHVQSIWLFTRSDLKTIVIPQSAFGIINAIASSNDWPEVLSRVPMVFFWVWINLLPFAIDNQRQAEAILEDRHNKPWRTMPSQRMTEAQARILMLLLYPVSLFTSLRLGGTRQCLALMVLGYGYNDLNLADRSWISRNVINALGFCSFASGALEVAMDSPLSFSGENNQTVVKWLAMIGGIVFSTVQTQDMADQVGDSSRGRKSMPLALGDGPARWMIAIPMVGWSIVCPWFWGAGAVVHVVAAFLGLLIACRTLTWRSIEADKRTFQLWNLWMAGLYTLPLLSAGGR, encoded by the coding sequence ATGGACTCCGAGCTATTGAACAGCCAGGTAAGAGTGGTTACCATCATGAAAGGTCTTGCTGCGGGCCAGATACTTACCATGGACCAGATGGCCGAGGCCATACATCGAATGCAGAAGCTGGTCGGTTGTGGCGTTTTCCATGTCCAATCGATCTGGCTCTTCACCCGCAGTGACCTGAAAACGATCGTGATCCCCCAGTCAGCTTTCGGGATCATTAATGCCATTGCAAGCTCCAACGACTGGCCAGAGGTGCTGAGCCGCGTACCAATGGTCTTCTTTTGGGTGTGGATCAACCTGTTGCCTTTCGCGATCGACAATCAACGTCAGGCGGAAGCCATACTCGAAGACCGACACAACAAACCATGGCGGACAATGCCTTCACAGAGAATGACAGAGGCCCAGGCCAGAATACTCATGCTTCTGTTGTATCCGGTATCTCTCTTCACGAGCCTGCGGCTGGGAGGAACACGCCAGTGTctggcgttgatggtgcTTGGATATGGATACAACGACCTGAATCTGGCTGACAGGAGCTGGATCAGCCGGAACGTTATCAACGCCTTGGGTTTCTGCTCCTTTGCCTCGGGGGCCTTGGAAGTTGCCATGGACTCGCCCTTATCATTTTCAGGAGAAAATAACCAGACTGTTGTCAAATGGCTCGCTATGATTGGCGGCATTGTCTTCTCAACGGTACAGACTCAGGACATGGCGGATCAGGTCGGGGATAGCTCGAGGGGCAGAAAGTCGATGCCGTTGGCTCTCGGAGACGGACCGGCTCGATGGATGATTGCGATTCCCATGGTTGGATGGTCGATAGTCTGCCCCTGGTTTTGGGGTGCGGGTGCTGTGGTACATGTGGTCGCTGCATTCTTGGGCCTCTTGATTGCATGCAGGACGCTGACATGGCGTAGCATTGAGGCGGATAAGCGGACTTTCCAATTGTGGAATCTGTGGATGGCAGGTCTCTACACTCTGCCTTTGCTCTCTGCAGGTGGGCGGtga
- a CDS encoding hypothetical protein (EggNog:ENOG503P75D; COG:S), translated as MQAKCMSFTPYPFLCRIWLVDLARYLPASARIDGFDIDLTQCPPKEWLPPNVSVHNLDCLAPLPDRLVGRYDIVHIQLFHLAVNSNDPAPIIKNLVKLLKPGGWISWGEIDYSRWKIVRTKEGKNTTDNLTPLLEMIGTLGGTKPNWTTDDWPVRLPEFFEQNGLVNITTDNRPFPLELLPFQLDTALMASEEVSYKALDHIAGDLGSCCRELITRVFRDRQKLAYNVGRLTVIGQRPDN; from the exons ATGCAGGCCAAATGCATGTCGTTCACACCATATCCTTTTCTATGCAGGATCTGGCTCGTGGACCTGGCGCGATATCTCCCGGCTTCGGCAAGGATCGACGGCTTCGATATCGACTTGACGCAGTGTCCACCCAAGGAATGGTTACCACCCAACGTGTCGGTTCACAACCTCGACTGCTTGGCACCGCTGCCAGACCGCCTCGTTGGGAGGTATGACATTGTCCACATCCAACTGTTTCATCTAGCTGTGAACAGCAACGATCCCGCTCCGATCATCAAAAACCTTGTCAAGCTGTTGA AGCCCGGCGGGTGGATCTCCTGGGGGGAGATTGATTACAGCAGGTGGAAGATAGTTCGAACCAAGGAGGGAAAGAACACCACCGACAACCTAACCCCATTGCTCGAGATGATAGGTACATTGGGTGGGACGAAGCCAAACTGGACAACTGATGA TTGGCCAGTCAGACTCCCTGAATTCTTCGAGCAGAATGGCTTGGTGAACATTACCACCGATAATCGTCCGTTTCCTCTGGAGCTCTTGCCGTTTCAGCTGGACACAGCATTGATGGCTTCGGAGGAAGTGAGCTACAAGGCTTTGGATCACATTGCGGGAGACCTAGGCAGCTGCTGCAGAGAACTGATCACCCGAGTATTTCGGGACAGGCAGAAGTTGGCGTACAATGTCGGGCGGCTCACTGTTATTGGACAAAGGCCAGATAATTGA